The following DNA comes from Chloroflexota bacterium.
TAAAGCCTTATCCATACCGTCCACATATTTCAGCCCAGTCCCAAGAAGGCTGACACATATCGCACGATAGCCTTTTCTTCTAGGTATTGCCTATACATGTTGGCACATGGCGCAGGGACAACCCTTATGGTTTCCCATCGCGGGACGCATGCGTTTCAAATTGCCTTAACATCAACACCTATCAGCGATACCTTGCCACCGTTCCTGGTGAGCCTGTCGAACCACGCGCCTTGATTTCTCGTCTTCGACACGTTCAGACCCTGCCCCTAGCGGAAGCAGGGGACGAACGGCTCTTTATTCAAATCACCTGAATGGAAACGCTATCAAATCGCATTCGCCGTCTTGCCTTTGAGTGCCGCACGGTATATCCTATTCTGCGGCGTTTGACGCACTGCGTCCGCCTTGACTTTGGACTGCGACACGGCAGAAATCACACGGGAGGTGCCATATAAAATGGCCGATCTGAGCAAGTCGGTTGCCATTGTTGGAGTGGCTGAATCCGACGAGATAGGAAGAGTAGAAAAGTCCAACCTGCAGCTTCACGCCGAAGCCGCTTATAACGCCCTCGAAGACGCCGGGCTGAAAATGAGCGATGTCAACGGTCTGATGACCGCCGGCACATCGACGATTAACCTGGGCGAATACTTAGGCGTCAACCCGACTTACACCGACACGACCGCAGTCGGCGGTTCGTCGTTCATCATCCACATCGCGCACGCTGTCGCCGCCATAAACGCCGGCTACTGCGACACGGTTCTGGTTACGCACGGCGAAGCGGGCCGCAGCGCTCGTTCACGCGCGGGCGCAAATGGCTCCGACGCGGGCCCCCAATACGAGTCCCCCTACGGATTCATCGGTGCGCCCATCAACTACGCGATGGCAGCACGCCGCTACATGCACATGTACGGCGAGCGCCGAGTGCGACAGGGCATGGCAGAGGTTGCTGTCGCGACACGCAAGTGGGCGAACCTCAATCCCAAGGCATATTTCAAAGACACGCCGATGTCCTTCGACGACTACCATAACTCTCGCTGGATCGCCTGGCCGTTCCATCTGCCGGACTGCTGTCTGGTAACGGACGCCGGCGGCGCGTATGTCGTGACCACGCCGGAGCGCGCGCGCGACCTGCCGAAGAAGCCGGTGTATGTACTTGGCGCGGCGGAAGGACACGACCACGGCGTCCTCAGCCAGATGAAGAACCTCACCCGCACATGGGCAAAGTACTCCGGACCGGCGGCGCTGCAGATGGCAGGCGTAACGCACGATGACATCGACCTCTCGATGATTTACGACTCGTTCACATACACCGTACTCGCCACGCTGGAAAGCCTCGGCTACTGCGAGCCCGGCGAAGGTCCGGACTTTGTGGCGAATCAGCGCACGGCGCCCGGCGGCGACTTCGCGATGAACACCAGCGGCGGCGGTCTGTCCTATACACACTCCGGCATGTACGGCATGTTCCTGGTGCTGGAAGCGGTCAGGCAGCTGCGCGGCGAGACTGGCGAGCGCCAGCTCGACGATCCCAAGCTCTGCCTCATCAACGGCACGGGCGGCTCGCTGTCCTCGACGGGCACGGTCGTTCTCGGCATCGATTAAGCGGCAAATATGGCAAAGCCCTGATCACAGTTGCATTAGACGATTAGGGCATTCCTATTCTGAACTCACTACAACGGAGAAGATAAATGACGCAAGCATACAACAAGCCTCTGCCCACGCCGCAGGTCGAGTCTGACATGTACTGGCAGAAGGCGAAGGAACACGAACTCTGGCTGCGCTACGACAATGACGCGCAGCAGTACTACTTCTACCCGCGCGACATTTCGCCGATCACGTTCTCGCGCAACACCGAGTGGCGACAGGTCAGCGGCAAGGCGACACTCTACACCTACGCCATCGTGCATCGCCCGCCACATCCCGGCTTCGTCGATGATGTGCCGTTCGTTACGGCGCTGGTGGAGCTCGACGAGGGTCCCATCATGCCAACCAACATCGTCATGGACGACCCCACGCCCGAAAAGCTAGTTATAGGCATGCCCCTAGAAGTAGTCTTCGAGGATGTAACGGACGAAATCAGCCTGCCCAAGTTCAAGCCCGCCTAACGCGGTAGCAGAACAGCAGACAGCAAAGGGGGCTGGCAATGTTGATTGCCAGCCCTCTCTAATACTTATCGGGAAATCAGTGGTTGATGCGGACAAGTCGTCAGCAAAACAAAGACGCTTCTCCTCGGAAGGTTATCCCTCGTCATCAACATGCTGGCACAGCATCCGCAGCATCGTGAACGGATAGATGCCGGTGTAGTGCCCATCGCTCCACAGGAATTGCAGGGCGTATCTGCCGATCTTCAGGTAGTCCAGCGCCATGATGTTAGCGTCAATGGTCGCCGGGTCGAGCAGCTTGCGGTTCGTCCATTCCTCGACGCACTCCGCGCAGGCGCAGTTTATCCGCAAATACTTTCCGGTATAGAAGCAGGTATGCCCATCCGTCCAATGAATGGTTACGCCTTCCGCGCTAAGCTCCACATTCTCGACACCCAACTCCGCTGCCATCATAATCGCACCTCAAGACATTGCAAAAGTCCCTTCCCCTTTATGAGAGAAGGCTAAAACTGCCGCTGCCAATCTTCCCCCTGCCAAGACAGGGAGCAGGGTGTGAGGTGAAACGCTCGCGCGGCGAACCACCCCACTGCCCCACTGACAGACTGAATAACTGACAGAATCCCTATCCCTGCTTAATCAGTTTCTGCATCGAGCGAAGTTCCTGAGGCGGGTCCATCTTGCTGCCGTAGTCGGCGTAGGACACTTCTGCCACATAGATGTCGCCCTTGGAATCAGTCGCGATGCCGTGCGGCGAGTAGAAACGCCCCGGTTCGTCGCCGTATGTCTGCGTGCCGAGCCGCGCCAGCCGGTTGCCCTGCGTGTTGTATATGCTCACGCGCGGGCCTAGATGCGTTCCCATCCGGTTGGGGTTGATGCCGGAGAAGTACTCGCCGACATAGATGAGCTCTTGGTCGCCCTTCGAGTCCAGATACAGGCACGCCGCGCGCGACATGTTCGTCCACTGCGCTTCAAACTTGCCCTCCGGGCTGAATATCTGGATGCGATGGTTTTCGCGGTCGGCGACATAGACCCAGCCATCCCTGTCCACGCCGACATAGTGCACGATGTTGAATTGCCCGGGGTCGTTGCCCGATTCGCCCCACGAGAACAAGTGCTTGCCATCCGGCGAATACTTGTGCACCGCCGCGTTGGTGTAGCCGTCGCCCACATAGAAATCGCCGTTACGCGGGTCGAATGCGACATGCGCCGGCGCGTTGAACGGCTTACCGCTCATCGGCGGCGATGGCTGTCCCGGTGTGCCGATGGTCATCAGCACTTTGCCATCCGGCGTCATTTGGCGAACGGTATGGTCGCCATTGTCCACGCACCACAGATTGCCGTCGGGACCTACGGTAACACCGTGCGGGTTGGCGAAAATGCCATGTCCCCAAGTCCGCTGGACATTGCCTTCCGTGTCGAACACTATCATCGGATGTGTGCCGCGATTGAACACATACACATTATCGTTGGCGTCCACATCGACGGCGGTCGCTTCCTTGTAAGTCGCGCCTTCCGGCAGGTTGCCCCAGTCATCGCCCGACACTTCATAGACCCATTCGCTCGAACCAAGCAGTACCATTCGTCAATCCTCCATCGGTTAATCATCGTCACTCTTCCGTCTGCGCCAAAGCGCACTCGGTTGAAATGATGGTATCAGCCAAGCGTCCCATGCACAAGAACAGCACTCCGAAATGAGAATATGCTCCACCGTGATTTCAATCGACCTATACCCTACCCTGCTTATCCGATATTCTTCAGCCCAACTCCACGCCTTGACCGATACTACCGAGTGCATATAATACGATTAAGTCATTCGTTAACTCTGCGTAAAGGAGCGTCTCACTATGGCAACCATTGAAGCACGCTACCGCGAGATGTTTGGCAAATCGGTGGATTGGTATGAACGCGGTAAGTCGCTGTTCGCGGGTGGCATTACGCACCAGACGCGCTTCACTTCGCCGTTCCCCGCGTACATCGATTATGCCGAGGGACCGTACAAGTACGATGTGGACGATAACCGGATTATCGACTTTGTGATGGGAAACGGCAGCTTGCTGATGGGGCACAGCCAGCCCGCCATCATCGAGGCGATACGCGAGCAAGTTAGCAGGGGCACGCACGTCGGCGGCGCGTCAACCCATGAAGTTCGGTACGCTGAAGCAGTCAAGAGTCTCGTGCCATCCTTGGAGCGTGTGCGCTTCACTGCGTCCGGCACCGAATCGACATACCTCGCGCTAAGGCTCGCCCGCGCATTTACAGGCAAGACGAAAATTGTCAAGTTTCTCGAACACTTCCACGGCTGGCACGATTATGTTACGCCGGAATCCGGGCAAGCGCTCGGCGGAGTGCCGCAGGAAGTGCTGGACACGGTAATCGTCGCGCCCGTGGACATCGCGGCGGTTGACAACATCCTGACGCAGGACGATGACATCGCCGCCGTAATCGTCGAATGCAACGGCGCGCATTACGGCACATTCCCATTGCAGAACCCGCATTTCTTGCACGACCTGCAGGAGCAGACGAAGCGGCACGGCGTCCTGTTCATAATGGATGAGGTAATCACAGGATTCAGGCTGTCGCCCGGCGGCGCGCAGGTACGCTGGGGACTTGAACCCGACCTCACCACGATGGCGAAGATTATTGCGGGCGGGCAGCCCGGCGCGGCAGTAGGCGGCAGAGCCGATATTATGGAACTGATGGCATTCCGCAACGACCCAGAGTGGGACAATGAAGGCAGGGTGCCGCAGGGTGGCACATACAACGCGCAGCCACTGACTGCCGTTGCCGGTGTTGCCGCGCTGAATGCAATCGCCAACGAAGGCGTCAACGCAAGAGCGGACGCGATGGCGGAACGGCTGAAGGATGGGCTGAATACGGCATTCATTCAGAACGAGGTTGCGGGACACGCGCACGGCATATCGTCGATAATCCATGTGAACCTGAACGCGGACTGCGACTGTGATCGCGGTATCTGCACGATGCCATATCAGCAGATATACGACACGATGCCCGCCGCCGCGACACGCACATTGCGTCGCGCTATGCTGGTCAACGGCGTGGATATGATGGGCGGCAGAGCGTTCTTCGTCTCGTCCGCACACGACGAGGATGTCATCGATCGTACTATCGACGCATTCTCCCAATCGCTGAAAGACCTTCGCGCAGAGGGCGAGTTGTAGAAGAATTGGAGCGTTTATGAGCAGGTTCGACGAACAGGTTGCGATAATAACGGGCGCCGCCACAGGCATTGGCTATGGCATCGCGCGGCGGCTGGCATCAGAGGGCGCGCGCCTTGTGATGGTGGACATCGACAGCGAACTCGGCGAGCAGTCCGCAAGCGAAATCTCCGCACGCAGCAGCGACACGCGGCTGGTAATCGGCGATGTGTCGGAGCAAGCCACGGCGGACGCCGCTGTGCAAGCAGCGTTAGACGCTTGGGGGCGCATTGACATCCTCGTGAACAACGCGGGCATTACCGGCATAGACGGCAACATCTGGGAGACAACTCTCGACGAGATGGACCGTGTGTATCGCATCAACTTGCGCGGCGTATTCGCGTTCTGCCACGCCGCAATACCCGCGATGCTAGAGCGCGACTACGGGCGCATCGTCAACATCGCGTCCATCGCCGGCAAGGAGGGCAACCCGCGCATGGTGCCCTACTCCGCGACCAAAGCAGCCGTCATCGGTCTCACAAAGTCGGTAGGCAAAGAACTCGCCAAGAGTGGCATCCGCGTTAACTGCGTTACGCCCGCAGTCGTGCACACACGCATCCTGGACGAACTCACGCCGGAGCAGGTGCAATACATGGTAGATCGCATTCCAATCGGCCGCACCGGCGAGATTGCCGAGATTGCTGCACTCGTCGCGTGGCTGGCGTCCGAAGAGTGCTCGTTCAGCACCGGCGGCGTATTCGACATCAGCGGCGGCAGGGCGACCTACTAGCCCATCCGTCACGCCAGCATCAGCAGGACGCCGCTGCACCGTTCATACAAGATTCTCAGGCGAAAGGAACATAAAATGCCGTGGATTCGTGAAGCGAACGAGCGTCTGCACTGGGCGAATGTCATCAACATTATGTCCATCAACCCCAAGGCGATGAAAGCCGTCAGCGACCTGAACAACGCGATCACTTTCGGCGCGTCCGCTCTCACTCGCACGCAGGAAGAGGCGATTGCGACCGCAGTATCCGTGCAGAATGAATGCCGCTTCTGAACGATGGCGCACGGGGAGTTTCTCCGTCACGAATCGGACGATCCGGGGTTGGCAAGCCATGTCATGCACGACTACCGTAACGCCGACCTTGAACCGCAGCTGCGCGCCATGCTCGACTACGCCACCAAGCTAACGCGCGAGCCGACGAACATGCAGGAAGCCGATGTCATCACCCTGCGCGAACACGGATTGTCGGATGAGCAGATTCTATCAGTCGCCCTGATCGCCTGCACGTTCAATTTCATGACGCGGCTCGCAGACGGATTAGGCGTAGAAGTGCCGCAAGAACGCCAAGCGTATGTGGAGACTTGGCTCGACAGCCCTGCCCGCGACCAAGAGTGGCTTATGAAGCAGAAGTAGCGCCGGGCGGTCAATCGCCGCTTGCGATGCGCGGTTGGGGCGATTCTTCCGGATCGGGCGATTCTTCCGACTCGGATGCTTCTTCCGCTTCCCAGTCAGGGATAAGCAGACTGTGGGTTGGCTCTAGGAAGACAATGTTCAGCGCACCGGCAAGACTCGTCGCGATTGAAGCCCAGAGCGCGATGTCGTAGCTGCCGAATATGTCAAATATCGGACCGCCAATCCAGCCGCCGAGCGCCATGCCCAAGCCTGCGCCCGCCATCTGCCAGCCGTGCGGCGCTCCGGTCGGCGCTTGCCCGTAATACTGCCGGTTGAGTATCGGGAACCCGCCGGTTTCGCCGCCGTAGCCAATGCCGAATACGATCGCGAATAGGTAGAACATCCAAACGTCGTGCGTCCAGAAGAGCATTAAGACCAGAATGCCCTGCAATGCGAAGAAGACGAACATTATCTTGCGCGTGCCGATAGTTTCGCACATTATCGGCACGAAGACACGCGATATGACACTGACCGCCGAAAGCGTGGACAGCACGCCTGTCGCCTGTAGGAGAGTCAGCCCTTCATTCACCGCCAGCGGCACGATGTACACCAGAATTATCGCGTGCCCAACGCAGCCGAGAAAGTGAATGCTGCTCATATTCCAAAACGCAGCGGTCTTGCGCATATAGCCGCTGAACAGCTTCGTGCGCTCCGGGTCCGGCCTGCGCTTTTGAACTTCAACATCGCCCGGACGGAAACCGTAAGGTTGAAGTCCTTTGTCGGCAGGTCTGTCTCTGAACAGACCGATGAGAAGGAACATTATCGCCGCGGAACCGACGCCAAGCGCGATAAAGGCGTTCTGCCAGCCCATTCCGTCTATGAGCCAGCCTACTACTAGCGCAGCAATCGCCGGACCAATCCCCCACGACGCCATGATGAGTCCCATCCCGACGCCGAGATGACGCCGGAACCAGTTCATCGCGGAAGGAATCAAAGGCACTAGGAATATCGCCTGCGCCACGCCGAGCAGCACGCCGAAGTACAGGTAAAGTTCCCAGATGGTGCTTATAAGTCCGGTGAGCAGCATGCCGGCTAGGAACATTGCGGTGCCGATCACCATTGCCTTGCGCGCGCCGAAGCGATCGCCAAACCAACCGGCAAAGGGAGAAGCCAAGGCGGTTACCACGCTCGAAAGCAAGTATGCGAACGTGATGCTGCCTTGGCTCCAGTTGAATGTCTGCTCCAGCGGGTCGATAAACACGCCGAACGCCATGCGGATGGAAGTACCGACCATCTGCATCACGGCGATGACCGTTACGATTACCCAGACATAGTGAGGATAGATGACGCGCCCGTAGTTTAGTCGGGCGCGGCTTTCAGACGGTTGCGGCTGCTGTGCCATTAACTGTTCTCTAAACCTCAGCTTGTCCTGGTTTACCCTAGTGTAGTGGGCATGCGAACAGGAAATATCGTTCCCATCCTTGTGCTTCCTGCGAAGTCGAATAAGGCAGCGTGTTCGCAGCGCCGGGCTGCCCTATTCCACCGGATAGTCCCGTAACAGACGCGGATGTGCCGGTTGCCGTCCTTGCAGTAGAGCTAAAGTCGAACTGCTGCGCGCCCTGCGTGGACGCATGCGAGACTCGCTCTTGGACGCGAGCGTCTGCCGCCCACGCGCCGAAGTATATCGTCAGCGCAAGGCTGATGGTTACTACCAGCACGAATTGCACCGGCATCCCCAATATACGCATGTCGTTTATGCGCGATTCCACCGGGATTTCCTTTGCCTTTGAGAGCGTTTGTTTTCCTGCTTTGCAACGCAGTTACCGCAACTTGCAGTTTTAGTTGGGAACCGCCGCCTCTGCGATGGACATCAACTCTTCGTCGGACATGTCCAGCTCGATGTGGTCGCCGTGCGGCTGTGGAACTTCCAACCCGGTCTTGTAATAGACTTCGAGCGTGTTGCCCTCAGGATCGTCGGCGTACATACCAAACGCGTTACCATGGCTTACGATGCGCTGGATGTTCACACCTTCGCTCGTGAAGGCGCGGTAGAAGTCCTTCAGCTCCGAAATCGTCTCGACCGTGAAGGAAATCTGCTGCACGAGCTTGCCGTCGGCTGGCACATCGCGCCCTTCCATCAACACGAACTCGTGGTGCTCCACATCCGGATTGGCGCTCATGAACACCATGCGGCGCTGCTCAAGATCTTCGTCCGTAATCTCCAAGCCCATCACGCGCGAGTAGAAATCGCGCTGACCCATCAGGTCGTTCACATAAATGCCCACATGTCCAAGCCCGCTAACTCTAGGCATAGTATAGCCTCCTGCCCTGCGTCGTCTCGCATTGTATTGGTAATGGATACTGCGCTTTACGCTGACCGTCCATCTGTGTCTCTAATGGATAATATAACTCATACTTTCAATTTTGGTAAGCCATCCTGCCAAATGCGTACGGTGCAATCGTGTTTTGCACGCCGACAACAACTGTTATGCCTTGTCCCCAGCCGCCAAAGAATTCAATTGCTCATTCAGACCCATTCATTCAGACCCATTCCAGCCTGCCATTCAATTCCGCCAACAGCGCATCGAGAGGCAGCGACGCCAGCGACGCCAGCCGCATGTCCGCCGTGTCGAACTTCATGCGGTCGGTCATCGGGTTTGGCACTACAACACAGTACAGCCCCGCCGCCTTCGCCGCAGTCAACCCATGCATCGAGTCTTCTATCGCAAGCGCGTTCTCCGGGCGCACTCCCAGCCTATCTACCGCCATCGTATAAAGATCAGGAGCCGGTTTGGCGCGCTTCACATCGCCCGCGTCCAGCACAAACTCGAAATAATGCAGCAATTCCCTGCTATTCAGATGTCCTTTCGCCCAGCCCGGAAGGGAACTTGACGCCACTGCAAGCTTCAGTTGCATGTCCTTTGCGGCAGCCAGATACTCTTTCACGCCTGGCAGAACGGGGTTTTCGTCAATACGCTCCAGGTAACGGCGGCGCATTCGTGGACGGACTTCCGCCCGCTCGATATGCTGCCCCGACAATTCGGCAAGGTGCTTGTAGATATTGAAATCGTCACTGTGCCGGCCGATAGCCCACTCCCACACATCGCGCTCCAGCGAGACGCCGTAAGAATCGAACACCTCCTGCCATGTGTCAAACTCTGGCGTCTCCGTATCTATTATCAGCCCGTCGAAATCAAAGACGATTGCTTCAATCAAGTTATTTCCCCAAGTCATTTGCCTGTTATGCCTAGATTGAAATCACTCGCGACATTATATCACCGGTTGGAGTTATCGCCGAAAAGCAATCCGTTGACACTTTGGATATAATATCAGCAGCAATTCCAATGATTTGTCCAATGATTGGCGGAGTAACTATGTGCGCCCTAGAAGTGAACCTGCGAGCCGACGAAGAGATACTGAGCGAGGCGGATTGGGCGGTGTTGACGAACCAGCGCCTCGTCGCCGCGCTCAACCGCAAAGACCGCACCGAGATTACCGACGAGGCAGACATCTCGGATGTCGTCAGCTACAAGAAGTCCAACGGCGGGCAGGAAAGCCGTTTGCAGCCTGGCTTGATGCTTCTAGGCGCCGGTGCCGCCATCACCGTGCTGCAGATTATATTTGCGACCGCGATACCCTCGCAGACCGCCGAAATAGTCCTATTCTTACTCGGCGCCGTGGGAATACTCGTCGGCTTCTACCTAGTTATCGGCAGCCTGATGCGCATTAAGCCATTCACGGTCATCGTATTCACCGTCGTCGGCTCTCGCGATATTCCTGTTCATTTTGCCGGACAGGATAACCCCGAAGCCGACCGGATGATTAACCTGTTTACGCGAACCAAGCGGGGCATTTGACCCCTTGCAGCGGCGGGACTGATGAGCCGTGAGCACACAGCGAATAGCCTTTGCCCTCAATCCTAACCTTCTCCCAGAGAGGTAAAGGGCTCATTGAGAATAACGGTCGGCGTTGGTAGGAAATTCGCGGCGCTAGCTTTCTTTTGCAGCGTCAGGCAGCGGCGGGGCGCGGGTTCTCCGGACGCAGCGCGGATACGATTAGTGCAGCAAACATCACCATTGCGGCGGCGAAGAAGGCGCGCTTCATCCCCCCGATGAACACTAGCTTTATCTCGATGCCGCCCGTTTCCGTTACCGCCGACAGATCCGGCGCGAAGCCCTGCGACGACATGGTGAACACGACTATCGCCGTGAAAATCGCGATCCCACTCAGGCTTGCCGAAGTGCGCACGAGATTCAGGAACGCCGATGCAACACTGAACTTACGGCTGTCTATTGCCGTCATAATCGCGCTCGTATTCGGCGATGAGAACAGCCCGATGCCTGTGCCTTCGAGAAATATGCTGAACATGACCTTCATGGTCGATGAGTCTTCGTCTAGCGTGGAAAACAGCAGCATCCCCGTGCCGGCGAGCGCCATTCCGACGACGGTCAGCCAGCGCGTGCCAATCTTGTCGGACAGCCGCCCGCTAACCGGTCCCCATACGCCAATCGCGATCGACCCCGGCACCATCAGCAGACCCGCGTGGCTCGGTTCCAAGCCAAGCCCTTGCACAAGGTAGAACGGCATAATGAAGTACACCGCCGACCCCGCGAGGAACGACAAGAAGCGAGCCGATACGCCCAACGAGAACACCTTACTGCGGAAGAATGTCAGGTCGAGCATCGGCGCTTCTGCCTTGCCTTCCCACCAGACAAACAAGGCGAGAGCCGCGACCGCCGCGCCGATTCCGCCAAGCACCACGGGCGAATCCCAGCCGAGCCGGTGCCCGTTCGTGATGGACAGCAGGAAGCAGACTAGCACTATGGACGACAACGCCGCGCCTGTCCAGTCGAAGCTTGTTCTTGCGGGCTGACTGTCGTCGCGATTCAC
Coding sequences within:
- a CDS encoding thiolase, producing MADLSKSVAIVGVAESDEIGRVEKSNLQLHAEAAYNALEDAGLKMSDVNGLMTAGTSTINLGEYLGVNPTYTDTTAVGGSSFIIHIAHAVAAINAGYCDTVLVTHGEAGRSARSRAGANGSDAGPQYESPYGFIGAPINYAMAARRYMHMYGERRVRQGMAEVAVATRKWANLNPKAYFKDTPMSFDDYHNSRWIAWPFHLPDCCLVTDAGGAYVVTTPERARDLPKKPVYVLGAAEGHDHGVLSQMKNLTRTWAKYSGPAALQMAGVTHDDIDLSMIYDSFTYTVLATLESLGYCEPGEGPDFVANQRTAPGGDFAMNTSGGGLSYTHSGMYGMFLVLEAVRQLRGETGERQLDDPKLCLINGTGGSLSSTGTVVLGID
- a CDS encoding DUF971 domain-containing protein, whose translation is MMAAELGVENVELSAEGVTIHWTDGHTCFYTGKYLRINCACAECVEEWTNRKLLDPATIDANIMALDYLKIGRYALQFLWSDGHYTGIYPFTMLRMLCQHVDDEG
- a CDS encoding aminotransferase class III-fold pyridoxal phosphate-dependent enzyme encodes the protein MATIEARYREMFGKSVDWYERGKSLFAGGITHQTRFTSPFPAYIDYAEGPYKYDVDDNRIIDFVMGNGSLLMGHSQPAIIEAIREQVSRGTHVGGASTHEVRYAEAVKSLVPSLERVRFTASGTESTYLALRLARAFTGKTKIVKFLEHFHGWHDYVTPESGQALGGVPQEVLDTVIVAPVDIAAVDNILTQDDDIAAVIVECNGAHYGTFPLQNPHFLHDLQEQTKRHGVLFIMDEVITGFRLSPGGAQVRWGLEPDLTTMAKIIAGGQPGAAVGGRADIMELMAFRNDPEWDNEGRVPQGGTYNAQPLTAVAGVAALNAIANEGVNARADAMAERLKDGLNTAFIQNEVAGHAHGISSIIHVNLNADCDCDRGICTMPYQQIYDTMPAAATRTLRRAMLVNGVDMMGGRAFFVSSAHDEDVIDRTIDAFSQSLKDLRAEGEL
- a CDS encoding SDR family oxidoreductase — translated: MSRFDEQVAIITGAATGIGYGIARRLASEGARLVMVDIDSELGEQSASEISARSSDTRLVIGDVSEQATADAAVQAALDAWGRIDILVNNAGITGIDGNIWETTLDEMDRVYRINLRGVFAFCHAAIPAMLERDYGRIVNIASIAGKEGNPRMVPYSATKAAVIGLTKSVGKELAKSGIRVNCVTPAVVHTRILDELTPEQVQYMVDRIPIGRTGEIAEIAALVAWLASEECSFSTGGVFDISGGRATY
- a CDS encoding MFS transporter — protein: MAQQPQPSESRARLNYGRVIYPHYVWVIVTVIAVMQMVGTSIRMAFGVFIDPLEQTFNWSQGSITFAYLLSSVVTALASPFAGWFGDRFGARKAMVIGTAMFLAGMLLTGLISTIWELYLYFGVLLGVAQAIFLVPLIPSAMNWFRRHLGVGMGLIMASWGIGPAIAALVVGWLIDGMGWQNAFIALGVGSAAIMFLLIGLFRDRPADKGLQPYGFRPGDVEVQKRRPDPERTKLFSGYMRKTAAFWNMSSIHFLGCVGHAIILVYIVPLAVNEGLTLLQATGVLSTLSAVSVISRVFVPIMCETIGTRKIMFVFFALQGILVLMLFWTHDVWMFYLFAIVFGIGYGGETGGFPILNRQYYGQAPTGAPHGWQMAGAGLGMALGGWIGGPIFDIFGSYDIALWASIATSLAGALNIVFLEPTHSLLIPDWEAEEASESEESPDPEESPQPRIASGD
- a CDS encoding glyoxalase, whose protein sequence is MPRVSGLGHVGIYVNDLMGQRDFYSRVMGLEITDEDLEQRRMVFMSANPDVEHHEFVLMEGRDVPADGKLVQQISFTVETISELKDFYRAFTSEGVNIQRIVSHGNAFGMYADDPEGNTLEVYYKTGLEVPQPHGDHIELDMSDEELMSIAEAAVPN
- a CDS encoding HAD family hydrolase, with protein sequence MTWGNNLIEAIVFDFDGLIIDTETPEFDTWQEVFDSYGVSLERDVWEWAIGRHSDDFNIYKHLAELSGQHIERAEVRPRMRRRYLERIDENPVLPGVKEYLAAAKDMQLKLAVASSSLPGWAKGHLNSRELLHYFEFVLDAGDVKRAKPAPDLYTMAVDRLGVRPENALAIEDSMHGLTAAKAAGLYCVVVPNPMTDRMKFDTADMRLASLASLPLDALLAELNGRLEWV
- a CDS encoding MFS transporter gives rise to the protein MNLALGPVARITRSANYKWWVFSSVALGLFLTVTDQSGVNIALPRIAEHFGADLPAAQWIALGFTLSTSVMFMPVGRLSDIFGRSHVFMVGFAIFVAAATIGGTAVAFPMLIAAKLLQGIGVAGIEANGMAMVADIFPERERGKAIGLYMSIIGAGAVGGPVIGGTLVSLLGWRSIYAASACVGIIALLLAAVVLRREVNRDDSQPARTSFDWTGAALSSIVLVCFLLSITNGHRLGWDSPVVLGGIGAAVAALALFVWWEGKAEAPMLDLTFFRSKVFSLGVSARFLSFLAGSAVYFIMPFYLVQGLGLEPSHAGLLMVPGSIAIGVWGPVSGRLSDKIGTRWLTVVGMALAGTGMLLFSTLDEDSSTMKVMFSIFLEGTGIGLFSSPNTSAIMTAIDSRKFSVASAFLNLVRTSASLSGIAIFTAIVVFTMSSQGFAPDLSAVTETGGIEIKLVFIGGMKRAFFAAAMVMFAALIVSALRPENPRPAAA